The stretch of DNA TCTTCTATAGTTCCATGCCATTTCATTAGAAAGGATGTAATGTCCAGAGTTATTATCATTAGGATGGTTTTCCACAAAAAAAAACCATTAGCATGGAGCTGAAAGTTTTCAAATCATAGACAATAGCACGTGTGAAAATATATTCCTCGTAAAAAAGAAACACATTGAACAAGAAATAATCAGAGAGTGGTACTTATGATATTTATTTATCTGATAACCATTGACAAATGGTATAGTTATTCAGTAGTGATTGAAGTACAATAACTGGGCACTACCTTGTACACCATTTCTCTGGGCATAAAATCACCCATGGAGATATCCAATTGTACCATGTACTGAATGAAATTCGAGTACTGCTACAACTTTGATTATGAACGAGTAATACCATGTCtcttattttcatttattcATGTGAACACTCCCTTGGTCCTCAACTCGTCAATTTCCTGTCAGCATAGCAAGCAGATATTCCCCAACTAGCTTTAGCAGCAAGCACCGATGGCTGCGGTTTAACTTCAGGAACCATGGTCCCATTGGTGGCAGGGTTAGCATGGTCAGTTTTTGCATCATCTGCCCAAAAGTTAGCTGTTTTGATGTCATCCTTGATCATCAGTTCTGAGTACTCCTCATGGTTGTAGATCACATTGTTGTTCCCCCCAAACTCTATCGGAAGGACTTCTGGATCAATGTACTTGTACAGGACCTTCATGCTCTCCTCATCCTTCTGGTAAACAAAGTTCACCTTCTCGATTGTTTTTGGGTCAAGGAAAACTTTAATAACCTAAAATAATTTGCAACATTTAAGTttgaaaaaagggaaaaaattcTGTATGAACACGCATGCTGGCTTTGATTTTGTATGAATAAAACGGATACATACAGTAAATTTGTGAAATGGGAATGTGGAGAGTCCATACCTTAAAAAAAGCCTCAAATACTTTTGGGGGATTAAATAGAAATCCAATAGCCAGCCTCTCAGGGTAATGATTTTGCAGGATGTTCGCAGTTTCTCTGGCAGTTTTTATGGGCGAGGCATGGGCCATTGTCCATCCTGTGAAATCTATCAACCataccattttctcttgagcttCAGGCAGGTGGAGGATAGCATTCTCCAAAGTATATACAAGGAACCGTATCTGCCTTTCATGGGACGAGGTATTCTGGAATTTTAAAAATAGCAATACAGGTGAATAGTGAGTTATGGAAGCTAGAGAGACTGAGGATTTTCAAAAGGTAGCAAACAATAGAAAGTGTGAAGTTTTAAAAGAGTGAAATTCTTGCCTGTTTTGTAGGTCTCATAACGACAATAGTTCTGCCCTCTCTGTCTCGGAAACTTGCCCTGTACATTTTACCTGTTTCCCCTTCAGTAGAAACATCAGGCTAAAAGGAGGTCAATATGATGTTTAGTCGCTTGGCCaggattcagaaaaaaaaaacttgagcaACACATGCATGGACAAATAAGTAGGAGCAAATTTACCCAGCGAATGTCCTCAGGCCTGTAAGCTGTCCGCCACTTCAGACTTTCTTCCAACATTTTTCTTGACTTGGCAACATTCCAGTTCCGGGCTTCTAGGTATCTTTTCAAGCACGCTTCACTGCAATACTTCTCACCACGGGCAGACAAAGGCCCAAGTGCAACTTTCAGTTCATTTATCTGCTCATAGGAGATTGTTGCATGAGATTTATCTGCTCATAGTTCATCAAAGctaacaaaatgcaccaatattTGCAATTAGAAGCCATGTATTGTGCATTCACAGATTTATGATGAAAtgaaaatttttaaacttacCTTTGCCTTTCTCTGCTCAGCATCATTTGAGTTAAATTCAGGGGCATGCTTTCTCCTAAACATTATTTGCTCCGCTCTGAATGATGCACAGACATAAAATAAATTATGCATATAGTCAAAATAACAATACTACATAACAACACACCAAATACAAAATTTCTCTCAAAAATcgaaattaaagaaaaaagtaTCGACGGCTAGATGAAAAAATAGAGATTTACTCTGTTCATATGGAACAAGAGGGTATTAAATATTACTGATTCATAGACAGGTTGCAACACTTTGCTTTCAGGATATTTTACAAGTTGTGCAACCATTAAACTATACACTTTCATTTCAGGGAGGTGAAATAAAGGAGTAGATCACATCCAGGATGGCCCCATTTCTGCGTGCCCAAATAAAGACACTGACGTGTTTATTGTTTCTATCCAAGAAGAATGGCATGGGCACCTTAACCTTTAGTGCCTGACATGAACATCCTAATCAAAAACAGGACACCAACATTAAAGAGGCCAGCATAGAGCAGGCGGCACCCGGTTACATCTGGTATGCCCTCCGCTTGAATCCCGGTTTGCAATTCCTCTGTTTGTCTGATAGCTGCAGTGTCAATTTTCCTGTGATTACATATGACGGCAGCATGGAAGGCCGTAAAGGGCAGAGAGCAGCTCGTGTTTGATGTCGACCGGTTTGTTACCTCTAGTCGAGGGAAAACTCTATTGCTCTAAACAGTTGCCTGCAGGTGCCAATGAGCTCACACAGGTGAATTCTTATGGATCTGACTATAAGAGCATGCACATTCCCAAGGCAGGGGGCCGAGATCTCTGGACTCCCAAAGGCTCCGCGGCGCATCTGCACAACTTTCCCCCTCTAAAGGCCATTGTTTACTTATTTCATGCCAATGCTAACGGTATAAAGTACTCTAAACAAAGAACATAAAAGGCTGCTTTAGTGGGATTGGTACAAGAGAGCATCTCTGTAATCTAGTCTGTAccatcagaagttcagaactcAAGCGGCAGCGACTTCGCCACGCCCTTGCAGGGCTCGACTCCAGCCAAACAACAGGAAGGAGAGGGGGAAGGAAGGGCTTCCGTACCAGGATACGCAGGAACCCGCGAAGTGGCGCAATGGAGCAAGGCTGTCAAGAAAGAAGCACTGCCAGCGGCGATGGAATTTAATGGGAATGGGAATTAGTGTgataggagagagagagagagagagagagagagaggggtgggTTGGTCTAGTTTAATGCCCTGGCTTCCACATTTCTTTGGATCCTCCCTGACGCCGCTGACGTGTGCCCAACGGACGGGCACGATGCCGGATCAGGCCAGCTGCGGCGGAACCGACGGCTGGGATTCGGGTTCGGCGTAAGCCGCCAGCGCTTGGGGGCACGTGGGTGCAGAACAACGAGGATCGGGGTGCCCATTTCCATTTGTTCCGGTTCCGCTCCCGCGCCGACGTCTCGACGAGAGCGAGAGCCTGCGCCGACGTCTGGAGCAGCTCCGCCTTCGCAGCCGTAGAACCGGACCCGCCTCGGCCAGTCGGCGGGTGTCTGTTCCTGCTGGTCCCCACGCGCGCCACTAGCGCCCCGTCCAGGGTGGCACGCCGACACCGCACGGTGGCGctacgccggcggcgcggagcggagACCTCGGTGTGCACGGTGGGGTTCGGCTTCGGTACCAGATTCCTGGTTGCGACTTGCCACGCCGCACACTCTGCTCTTCGCCATTTTCACGCAGGAAGGCTTTGAAACTGTCGAGATTCGAGAATCACAACAGTGGCagacatgagagagagagagaggagaaacaTGCAAGACAAGTAATTTTATCAAAGGTTGTGCCGGACaaccttactaaactcggtcgAGTTTTCTCACATAGTAAATTGACTTTAGCTAAAAGAACATATGTAGAGTGGAAATACTTTTAAGTATGAATCGACGAGCATGCTTATAATCTGGTTTAAAACATGCACGCCGTGTACAATTGGACCCATGGAGTAGCACATGGCGTATTCAGAATGATGCAAGTATAATAACTGGGCTGCACTTCCAGTCTCCTACCATGAAGACAGCCTCTGATATAACTGTCTGAGCACTATGAACAAGTAATATCTATTTTGTTACTTCGTTTATTTCTCTTCACTATGAGAACATTGTATTAGCTCCTCAACTTATCTATTCCTTCCATTAAAGCTATGTGAACATCTCCCGTAACATTGTATGAACAGGCTGATACTCCTCAACTGGCTTTAGCAGCAATTAGCGGCGACTGAGGCCTGACATCGGCAACCAAGGTCCCATTGGCGACACGGTTAACAGGTTTTGCGTCATCTGCCCAGAAGCTTGAGGTTTTGATGTCATCTTCCAGCATCAACTTGGTGTACTCCTCATGGTTATACAACACATTGTTCCTTCCTCCAAAGTCTACTGGAAGGACCTCCGGATCAATGCACCTGTACAGGACCTTCAtgctctcctcatccttcagGTACACGAAGTTCACCTTCTCGATTGATCTCGGGTCAAGGAAATATTTGACAGCCTGAAAGGATCGAAGAATTTCAGACGCTAAAGTTAGAATatggaaataaaaaaatatgaacatTTTTTCTGTATCAATTCTACAGATAGATTTTGAATCTTTGTGGATAAAATAAGACACAGATATTAAATTTACGAAAGGGGCAGGGTTGAGAACCATTACCTTGTAAAAAGCTTCAAATACTTTTGGGGGATTAAACAGAAATGCAGTTGACAGTCTCTCAGGGTAATAATTTTGCAGGATGCTTGTAGATTCTCTGGCAGTCTTTATAGGCGTGGCATGGGCCATTGTCCATCCTGTGAAGTCTATCAGCCATACCATTTTCTCTTGACCTTCAGGAAGGCTCAGGATTGCGTTCTCCAAAACATATACAAGAACCCGGATTTGCCCGTCATGGGACGTTGTATTCTGAAATTTGAGAAAAACATACAGGTGAACGTTGAGCTGATGATTTTTAGGAAGGAGGCAAAAAGGAGGAATGGCTATTCAAAAGAGGACGCCTTGCCTCCTTTGTAGGTCTCATAATTACAACGGTTCTTCCCTCTTTATCTCGAAAACTTGCCCTGGACATTTTGCCAGTTTCCGCTTCAACATCAACATCAGGCTAAAAGGCAGTTAGCATTTGTTTGATCACTTGACTAAGGTTCAGAGAACAAAGTAACTTGAGCACATTTACCCAGCGAATATCCTCCGGCCTATAAGCTGCCCTCCACTCGAGGCTTTCTTCCAGCATTTTTTTCGACTTGGTAACATTCCAGTTCCGGGCTTCTAGATATCTTGTCAAACATGCTTCACTGCAGTACTTCTCCCCGCGGGCAGACAAAGGACCAAGTGCagattttaatttatttatctGCTCATAG from Panicum virgatum strain AP13 chromosome 9K, P.virgatum_v5, whole genome shotgun sequence encodes:
- the LOC120649928 gene encoding phosphatidylinositol transfer protein 3-like, which translates into the protein MFRRKHASHFNSSDAEQRQAKINKLKSALGPLSARGEKYCSEACLTRYLEARNWNVTKSKKMLEESLEWRAAYRPEDIRWPDVDVEAETGKMSRASFRDKEGRTVVIMRPTKENTTSHDGQIRVLVYVLENAILSLPEGQEKMVWLIDFTGWTMAHATPIKTARESTSILQNYYPERLSTAFLFNPPKVFEAFYKAVKYFLDPRSIEKVNFVYLKDEESMKVLYRCIDPEVLPVDFGGRNNVLYNHEEYTKLMLEDDIKTSSFWADDAKPVNRVANGTLVADVRPQSPLIAAKAS
- the LOC120649927 gene encoding phosphatidylinositol transfer protein 3-like, whose protein sequence is MFRRKHAPEFNSNDAEQRKAKINELKVALGPLSARGEKYCSEACLKRYLEARNWNVAKSRKMLEESLKWRTAYRPEDIRWPDVSTEGETGKMYRASFRDREGRTIVVMRPTKQNTSSHERQIRFLVYTLENAILHLPEAQEKMVWLIDFTGWTMAHASPIKTARETANILQNHYPERLAIGFLFNPPKVFEAFFKVIKVFLDPKTIEKVNFVYQKDEESMKVLYKYIDPEVLPIEFGGNNNVIYNHEEYSELMIKDDIKTANFWADDAKTDHANPATNGTMVPEVKPQPSVLAAKASWGISACYADRKLTS